GGTCGGCGAAACCTCCCCCATCGTCCGCATCGTGCGCGAGGCGCACGAGCGCGTGCTCGGGGCCCCGCCGCGGCTGACGACGGCCCTGCCGGCCGGCGCCTTCGTCACCGACGCCGCCGACATCAGCCGGGTCGGCATTCCGGCCGTGGTCTATGGGCCGTGCGAGTGGCGTCAGCTGCCGGACGAGCGAGCCCGGATGGAGGATCTCGTCCAGGCCGCCCGGGTGTACGTCCGGAGCGCGGTCGCCGCTTGCCGGGCGGCCCGGTGACCCCCTCGGCCCCCCACGGCCCGTCGGACGCCCGTCTGGCGTCGGCTTTGCTTACACTCGGGGTGATGAACACCCCCACCCTCACCGTCGAACACGGTAGGGTCAGTACTCCGGCCCAGACGAGGAGGTCACAACGATGGGACGTACGGCGACTCGGTCGATACAGAGTCGGCTCACGCTCCTGACGGCGCTCCTGATCGCCCTGCTCAGCGTGGCGCCGTCGTGGGCACAGAGCCAGACCCCCGCGCAAAAGGGCCCCTACGACCTGCCGCAAACGCCGCCGATGCAGAGTGGCGCCTACCGGCTGGACGCCGAGACGAGGCCGCATCACGTCAAGCCGGGGGGCGAGGTCACGATCGTGGCGATCGTCACCCCGAGCCAGGCGGCGCAGAGCCAGCGCGTCGACGTCGAGATCCTGGACGGGAACAATCAGAAGCTGGCCCAGCAGATTTACAGCGACCAGAACTTCGTCCCGGGTCAGACCAAGCGCTACGCGTGGAAGTGGCGCGTGCCGGCCAACTTCGCCCCAGGCAAATACACGGTCAAGGTCGGGATCTTCAGCGCGGATTGGCAGCAGCTCGTCGCCTGGGACAACCAGGCCAGCATGTTCGTCGTGGTGGGCCCGACGCAGGCTTCGCAGTAGGCGCTCCGGCCGACGGCGCGCCCGCGCGCCGTCCAGACGAATGGGAGGGGGCCTCGACGGCCCCCTCCTGGCCCACTCCCCACCTCGTCTCGAGAAGACCCTGATCGTCACCGGGAGCCCGGAGGACTGCCCGGGCGCCGGCGAAGCCGCCGGTCGGAGTCCTCCTCGATGCACCACGGAGGGGGCGCAGCCTCCCTCCGGATTCGACTCAGCTGGCCTCGCGCTGCCGGATGGGGATGACCACGAAGCCGGAAGCGACCGGAGTCCGAGTCCGGCCGCGGACCGGCCGCTCGCGGAAGGGCCACGTTCCAGTGCGCACCATCCGCGCGATGCGGCGGCTGACTGCACGCTGGTCCAGGCCGAGCAGCTGGCCGATGTGCCCCTGGACCCGGACGCCGCCTCGCCAGAGATCCACGATCGCGCGGTCCACGTCCTGCCGGGACCGAATCAGCATGTCGTGCCTGATCTCGCCGACTGCCATGGTGCTCTCCTCAAACCTGCCAACGCGACTTCATGGTGCCCTCCTGCCCGCTGCTCCGCATCACCCGAGCTCCGGCTCTGTGTAAGGCAACGGCAATGCCATGATCGGTGCGCGAAAAATCAGTGGGTTAGCGTCTTCCAGGTACTCGATTCGTCACGGTGGTGGTGGTGGTGGAAACTTGAGCAGTCTCCCGCCGGCCGAAGTACGATACCTCTACGTGGACATGCGCGACGGCGTGGCGGACCTGATCGGAGACAGCCCGGGCGTGGTGGCCGTGCGGGAGCAGGTGGGGCGGCTGCTGGCGCGGCAGGGAGAGGCGCGGCGGCTACCGCCGGTGCTGATCCAGGGCGAGACGGGGACGGGGAAGGGGCTGGTGGCGCGGATACTCCACGGGGGGGGCCCGCGGGCGGGGGGCCCGTTCGTGGACGTCAACTGCGCGGCGATTCCGGAGACGCTGCTCGAGGCGGAGATGTTCGGGTTCGAGCGGGGGGCGTTCACGGACGCGCGGCAGGCGAAGGCGGGGCTGTTTCAGGCGGCGCACGGGGGGACGATTTTTCTGGACGAGGTGGGGCTGTTACCGGAGGCGCTGCAGGCGAAGCTGTTGAAGGTGATCGAAGAGCGGGCGGTGCGGCGGCTGGGGAGCACGCGGAGTGAGGGGGTGGACGTGTGGGTGGTGGCGGCGACGAGCGAGCCGCTGCCGGGGGGGACGCAGGGGCGGCGGTTTCGGGAAGACCTCTACCACCGTCTGGCCGTGGTGACGCTGACCCTGCCGCCGCTCAGGGAGCGTGGGTCGGACATCCTCCGGCTGGCCGAGCATTTCCTGGCCGCCGCCTGCGCCGATTACGGGCTCCCGCCGAAGACCTTGTCGCCGGCCGCCCGCGCGGCCCTCCTCGCGTACCCGTGGTCGGGCAACATCCGCGAGCTCGCCAACGTCATGGAGCGGGTGGCGCTCCTCTCGGACGCGTTCACGGTGACGCCGAAGATGCTCGCGTTGCCCGACGCGGCGTCATCCCAGCGGGCCGAGCCGCCACGGGGCGAGACCCTGCGATCCGAGCCCCTGCGCGAGCACCTGCTGGCCGCGCTGCGGGGGACGAACTGGAACGTGTCCCATGCGGCGGCCCGCCTCGGGATGTCGCGCAACACGCTGCGCTACCGGATGGAGAAGTACCGGCTCGGACCGCCGCCCGCCGAGGAGCCGGTGGCGCCGGCCGCTCCGGCGCCTCTGCTCCCCGAGCCGGTTCCGGCGGGGCCCGGGCTCACCGGGGGAGGCCGCCCGGTGACCCTCTTGCGGGCCGCGCTCGTCCTGCCCTCGGGGAGCGGTCCGGCGGACGTCGCGCGTCTGCTCGAGACGCTGGTGGAGAAGGTGCAGACCTTCGGCGGCCGCCTCGAGGACATCGGAGCGCTCGGCCTGGAAGCCGCCTTCGGGGCCGACCCGCTGGAGGACGCGCCCCTGCGGGCCGCGCATGCCGCGCTGGCCATGCAGAAGGCTGCCGAGCGCGCCATTCGCCCGGACGGCCAGGACGTGGCGCTCAAGATCGGGCTCCACGCCGGGCACTTTCGCATCGAGTCCCTCGGCGGCGTGGCGGCGATCGATCGGGAGGCCCGAAGCCGGGCCGCCACGGCACTCGCCGAGCTGATCGAACGGGCCGAGCCGGGGATGATCGTCGCGACCGAGGCGGCCGTCCAGCTCCTGGAGCGCCGCTTCGACCTCGAGCCTCTCCCGCGGCAGACCGCGGCCGCCAGCGCGGCGTACCGCGTGATCCGGCGCGACCGGCCGGCCCCTGGTCTCACGCGGCGGATGGCCACGTTCGTGGGTCGCCGCCACGAGCTGGAATTGCTGCACGGGCGCCTGGCCTCGGCCGTGCTGGGACACGGCCAGGTGGTCGGTATCGCCGGGGAGGCCGGCATCGGCAAGACGCGGCTCCTCTTCGAGTTCCGCGAGAGCATCGCGGGGCGACCGGTGACGTATCTCGAAGGCCACTGCCTGGCCTACGGCAGCGCGATCCCCTACCTGCCGCTGCTCGACCTCCTGCGGAACAGCTGTGGCATCGGAGACATCGACACCCCGGAGGCGATCGCCGAGAAGGTTCGCGGTGGACTCCGGGCCGTCTCGATGGACGCTGACGAGGGGGCACCGTACCTGCTTCAGCTCCTCGGCGTGAAGGAGGGGACCGCGCGCCTGGTCACCTTGAGCCCCGAGGCCGTCAAGGGGCGGACTTTCGAGACGCTGCGCCAGATGGCGCTGAAAGGCAGCCGGCAGCGGCCGCTCATCCTCGCCCTGGAGAACCTCCACTGGATCGATCGGACGTCCGAGGAATACCTCGCCTCGCTCGTGGAGAGCCTGGCCGGCGCGCCGATCCTCGTGCTCCTGACCTACCGTCCGGGTTACCGGCCATCCTGGATCGAGAAGTCGTACGCCACCCAGGTGGCCCTCCAGCCGCTGGCCCCTGCCGACAGCCTGAGCGTCGTGCGCTCCTTCCTCCAGACCTCCAGGCTCCCGGAGTCGGTGGCCGAGATCATCCTGGCCAAGGCCGAGGGCAACCCGTTCTTCCTCGAGGAGCTGGCCCTCTCCCTGATGGAGCACGGCGACGACATCCGGGCGCCGCGCGTGCCGGACACGATCCAGGAAGTGCTGATGGCCCGGATCGACCGGCTGCCGGACGAGCCCAAGCGAGTCCTCCAGACCGCCTCCGTCCTCGGCCG
The genomic region above belongs to Candidatus Methylomirabilota bacterium and contains:
- a CDS encoding M20/M25/M40 family metallo-hydrolase encodes the protein VGETSPIVRIVREAHERVLGAPPRLTTALPAGAFVTDAADISRVGIPAVVYGPCEWRQLPDERARMEDLVQAARVYVRSAVAACRAAR
- a CDS encoding sigma 54-interacting transcriptional regulator encodes the protein MSSLPPAEVRYLYVDMRDGVADLIGDSPGVVAVREQVGRLLARQGEARRLPPVLIQGETGTGKGLVARILHGGGPRAGGPFVDVNCAAIPETLLEAEMFGFERGAFTDARQAKAGLFQAAHGGTIFLDEVGLLPEALQAKLLKVIEERAVRRLGSTRSEGVDVWVVAATSEPLPGGTQGRRFREDLYHRLAVVTLTLPPLRERGSDILRLAEHFLAAACADYGLPPKTLSPAARAALLAYPWSGNIRELANVMERVALLSDAFTVTPKMLALPDAASSQRAEPPRGETLRSEPLREHLLAALRGTNWNVSHAAARLGMSRNTLRYRMEKYRLGPPPAEEPVAPAAPAPLLPEPVPAGPGLTGGGRPVTLLRAALVLPSGSGPADVARLLETLVEKVQTFGGRLEDIGALGLEAAFGADPLEDAPLRAAHAALAMQKAAERAIRPDGQDVALKIGLHAGHFRIESLGGVAAIDREARSRAATALAELIERAEPGMIVATEAAVQLLERRFDLEPLPRQTAAASAAYRVIRRDRPAPGLTRRMATFVGRRHELELLHGRLASAVLGHGQVVGIAGEAGIGKTRLLFEFRESIAGRPVTYLEGHCLAYGSAIPYLPLLDLLRNSCGIGDIDTPEAIAEKVRGGLRAVSMDADEGAPYLLQLLGVKEGTARLVTLSPEAVKGRTFETLRQMALKGSRQRPLILALENLHWIDRTSEEYLASLVESLAGAPILVLLTYRPGYRPSWIEKSYATQVALQPLAPADSLSVVRSFLQTSRLPESVAEIILAKAEGNPFFLEELALSLMEHGDDIRAPRVPDTIQEVLMARIDRLPDEPKRVLQTASVLGREFSLRLLGAIWPGPGGLDPHLVELKRLEFLFEQTTAEEPAYVFKHTLTQDVAYQSVPPARRQTLHAAAGQALEAFYADRLEEAYDRLAHHYARTPEAGKAIGYLTRSAERAARTYAHAEAVKLLEEAVKHVERIPPAEQDRVLLDLRLREAHSLYFLGRFPEALALLERQREPLERLGEPRLAGPYYFWLGYTESHLGDHEQAAEHAARAIAEATRGGDQATVGKAYYVLARGGFWSGRFRQGVEDGRRAVAILEGTGEPWWLGAAHWGVAFNHSFLGEFAAALDAAARARAVGEAIGDPRLQAYAAWTTGWIHAAKGEWDAGIEACRRSLASSPDPVNTADAMSFLGYAYLGKGQAHEAIELLERSIQQWRVFRHRPMLGWFTTVLGEAYLLDGRLDPARDCASEGLAVSSAAGFRYGVGMAQRALGRIAGATGDLPSAERHLDEALRTFAAIQARHEEARTALELAIVVHARGDRAGAARHLAEAAVGFRALDVPQYEARTAALARELGLALG